Genomic DNA from Pelosinus sp. UFO1:
GCAAAGGAACTTGGTTACGAAGTATTGACATTAGTGCATGATGATGATGCTAATAAGCAAAATGAAATGTTTGATACGGCAATTGCGCGTAAAGCAGTTGCGATCATTTGTGACAATGCTGGTGCAGATGCAACTGTGGCTGCTGTGAAAAAGGCAAAAGATGCTGGAATTCCTACTTTTCTTATCGATCGTGAAATTAATGTGACAGGTAGTGCCGTATCACAAATCGTTTCTAATAATTTTCAGGGAGCTAAGTTAGGTGGAGAAGAATTTGTTAAGTTGATGGGTGAAAAAGGAAATTATGTTGAACTTGTGGGTAAGGAATCAGATACAAATGCAGGTATACGTTCGAAAGGCTATCATGATGTAATTGACCAATATCCAGAATTAAAATCTGTTGCCCGCCAAAGTGCAAATTGGAGCCAAACAGAAGCTTATTCAAAAATGGAATCTATTATCCAAGCTAATAAAGATATTAAAGGTGTAATTTGCGGTAATGATACCATGGCAATGGGGGCAATAGCTGCTATTAAGGCTGCCGGTTTGAAAAACGTAATCGTAGTAGGTTTTGATGGAAGCAATGATGTAAGAGATTCCATTATTGCTGGTGATATCAAGGCTACTGTTCTGCAACCAGCCTTTCGTATCGCACAGATGGCTGTAGAACAAGCTGATAAATTTCTGAAGAATGGTTCAACAGGAGAAAAAGAAAAGCAATTAATAGACTGTGTCTTAATCAATGGAGAAAATGCTAAAAAATTAGAAACCTTCGCTGTAAAATAAATAAGAATTAGGGAAGGAATATGTCAGGATAGGCATAACACACTATCCTGACATAATGTAATCAATTGACAATTTGATGAGGAGAAATAGTATGGAAAAAATAATTAAATCTATCTGTAAATTGCATGCTGAAACGGGTTTAAAAAGTCATTGCACTAGGAAAATCAATATTACTATGTTACTTGTGATATGTTTATTCTCATCGATCTTGTTTTCTGGCTGTAAGCTTTATACTGTGGTTCCTCATGACAAAAATAAGAATAGTAAACAGGGGACCACTTTTTATTTTCAAGATGAAAGCTTTGATGCCAATCAATTTGTAGATTCCATATGGGATAGCAAGGTGCTTTTGACAATAAACGAAAAGGCAAATGATGTAGGTGAGGTTATTAAAGAAACTAAAATTAGTGTGGATGAAGCTGGTAAGAAATATGGAATTAGGAGTGCACAGGAAGGTAGTCCGTGGAATTTTATTGTCAAAGGCAAAGGGAAAGTTCTAAATGTTAATAAAGAATCTAGAGTTGGCACGTTAGATATAGATATTGCCCCTTTTGATGGTAAAACGGATTTTAAAATACAGCTAGGACCTGTTATTAAAGGTACAGCAGTACGCGATTCTCTTGAATTTATTAAATATGATGATTTTAAAAACCAAATGGTTTTTGCAGAATTATCAAATGCTTTTCATAAAAAAATTACGGAGACGCTCTTAGGAAAATTTGACGCTACCCTTGCTAAAGGAAAAGAAGTGAATTTTATCGGCGTTTTCACCTTTGCGTCGTCGAGTGAAATACTTCTAACGCCAATAAAAATGGAGTTAGTGGAAGGAGGTAAATGATGGGTGATGAGCTGTGCTTAACGGCCCGAGGCATAAGTAAAATATATCCTGGTACCGTAGCCTTGCACAAGGTGGATTTTAATGTATATCGGGGCAAGGTGAATGTAGTAATTGGAGAAAATGGGGCTGGTAAGTCGACTTTAATGAAAATCATTGCCGGAATTGAAAAACCATCGGAAGGTAGTATTTATTTAAACGGAGAGGAAATATGCCTTAATGATACACGTGATGCATCAGCAAAAGGGATCGGTATTATTCACCAGGAATTAAATTTGTTTCCTAATCTTACTGTAGCACAAAATATTTTTATGGGTCGGGAAAATACAAAATATGGAATAATCTTAGATCATAAAAAACATATTGAAAAAACAAAGATTCTTCTCGAGAGACTTGAACACCCCATTCATCCCGATACTTCCGTAAGTGATCTAAGGGTAGGTCAGCAACAAATAATTGAAATAGCGAAGACCATGGCTCAACAAGATTTACATGTTTTAATTATGGATGAACCAACTTCATCACTCAGCACAGCTGAAGTAGAAGTTTTATTTCGATTGATTAAGGAATTGAAAGAACAAGGAATTTCTATTATATATATTTCTCATAGGTTAGAAGAAATTATGCGTATCGGTGATTATGTTACTGTGCTTCGTGATGGTAAATTGATTGAACAAGATCAAGTTAAGAATATTGATATTCCTTGGATTGTAAGAAAGATGGTAGGTCACAACAATACCAATATGAATTATAAACAAGAAAAGCCAATTGGCGATGAAATTCTACGTGTTGAGTCCTTAACCTTACCTCGTAAAGGAGGCGGTTATACGCTAGATAAGGTTACTTTTTCTGTGCGCAAAGGGGAGATAGTAGGGATATATGGCCTGTTAGGCGCAGGACGCACAGAACTAATTGAATGTTTGATGGGGATGCACCCAGAAGCTACAAGTGATATCTACCTAGAAGGTAAAAAAATTAGGCCAAAGTCGATTTGGGAGCAAATTCAGAAAGGATTTGCCCATATACCAGAAGATCGACAAAGAGAAGGGTTAGTGCAAACCCTTTCTATCGGAAAAAATATGACATTAGCAAGTTTATGGGATTATACGAAGGGCATCCATTTACTCCCTAAGAGGGAAAATGAGAACATAACAAAAGCTATTAAAAATTTGGAGATTAAGGTAGCAGATAGAAATTTACCAATCCTTTCGTTGAGTGGTGGCAATCAGCAAAAGGTTGTGATTAGCAAAGGAATTCTTACTTCACCTAAAGTGCTGCTATTGGATGAACCCACAAGGGGAATTGATATAGGTGCCAAAGCCGATGTATTTAAAATTGTGAATAAATTTGCAGCAGAAGGTATGGGTATTATTATAGTGGCCTCAGAATTGAAGGAAATTATAGGAATCTCTGACAGAATCATT
This window encodes:
- a CDS encoding D-ribose ABC transporter substrate-binding protein; this encodes MKKISKFMFLGLLIVSMLALLVSGCGGQKPDAAKSAEKESPKSKLVVIITPSHSNPFFKSEAVGAEAKAKELGYEVLTLVHDDDANKQNEMFDTAIARKAVAIICDNAGADATVAAVKKAKDAGIPTFLIDREINVTGSAVSQIVSNNFQGAKLGGEEFVKLMGEKGNYVELVGKESDTNAGIRSKGYHDVIDQYPELKSVARQSANWSQTEAYSKMESIIQANKDIKGVICGNDTMAMGAIAAIKAAGLKNVIVVGFDGSNDVRDSIIAGDIKATVLQPAFRIAQMAVEQADKFLKNGSTGEKEKQLIDCVLINGENAKKLETFAVK
- a CDS encoding DUF2291 family protein gives rise to the protein MEKIIKSICKLHAETGLKSHCTRKINITMLLVICLFSSILFSGCKLYTVVPHDKNKNSKQGTTFYFQDESFDANQFVDSIWDSKVLLTINEKANDVGEVIKETKISVDEAGKKYGIRSAQEGSPWNFIVKGKGKVLNVNKESRVGTLDIDIAPFDGKTDFKIQLGPVIKGTAVRDSLEFIKYDDFKNQMVFAELSNAFHKKITETLLGKFDATLAKGKEVNFIGVFTFASSSEILLTPIKMELVEGGK
- a CDS encoding sugar ABC transporter ATP-binding protein, yielding MMGDELCLTARGISKIYPGTVALHKVDFNVYRGKVNVVIGENGAGKSTLMKIIAGIEKPSEGSIYLNGEEICLNDTRDASAKGIGIIHQELNLFPNLTVAQNIFMGRENTKYGIILDHKKHIEKTKILLERLEHPIHPDTSVSDLRVGQQQIIEIAKTMAQQDLHVLIMDEPTSSLSTAEVEVLFRLIKELKEQGISIIYISHRLEEIMRIGDYVTVLRDGKLIEQDQVKNIDIPWIVRKMVGHNNTNMNYKQEKPIGDEILRVESLTLPRKGGGYTLDKVTFSVRKGEIVGIYGLLGAGRTELIECLMGMHPEATSDIYLEGKKIRPKSIWEQIQKGFAHIPEDRQREGLVQTLSIGKNMTLASLWDYTKGIHLLPKRENENITKAIKNLEIKVADRNLPILSLSGGNQQKVVISKGILTSPKVLLLDEPTRGIDIGAKADVFKIVNKFAAEGMGIIIVASELKEIIGISDRIIVLSNGQVTAELSGDEIREEALVKASGVGHHATKVKNIS